Genomic segment of Xenopus laevis strain J_2021 chromosome 4S, Xenopus_laevis_v10.1, whole genome shotgun sequence:
GGCATGAAAATAGTGGTTACTTGGGAGGTGCCTATTGGTAGTGGCATTCCAGTGGTCCCCCTGCCACCAGATGATTGCCTTCCAAACTTTTGAATGGTTTTTCATAATGATTGCTGATGAACATCCTACATAACAAAATGCGTGActcccttttacaaggaattctagGGACCCTGTTATTTTTTTGTGCTGCCACTGGTATAACAAACTTGACATGTATGGACCTGGGCAGCCAAACACTTTGCCACTCAATATCGAAAAGTAGAACATGAACAAATGTTGACCAGGGCTTTTTTTGAGTAATTcgatatatataatgtaatatatatatattacatacaggcataagacctgttatctagaatgtttctattaaagggaaaaaggaaatcatttatgaaCATTTGAATTATAtgtttgaaatggagtctatgggagatggcattcttGTAAGGTAGACCTCTTTAGATTatacctttctggataatgaagcTCATACCTATGTATATAATTGTGTTCAAGACAGTTTTTTGattaatgcaagaaaaaaaaccagATAAAGAGCCCAAACATTCAAATTGTgggtaatttacagtatatatgatatCTTAAATTCTGTGAGATCCCATCCCTACATTACAGTTTCATTCTGTCATTCTGAGCTAGGCACATTATTTGTTAATGCTAAACTAGTATGAAATTTTGCATTCAGGAAATGAGCCAtaagacaaaaaaacatttgattcttGTTTGTCCTGAATCTAAATTTCCAAAACTTTCTTCATAGTaattacattgtaaaaaaaatcaggtcTGCAGCTGAAAGAAACTGGGAAGGCTCCAGGCTACTAGACAGGCTCCACCCAAAGCTGGATGATCATTTGGAACAGGCATTGTGTTGAGATCAGAGCTTAAACAACATCATACCTGTCTGCATGATTCAAGGTAAGGAAGTAGCACatcctactgtatatctgccAAATGCTCAGTATTTGTTATAAACACAGTAAGTTATATGTTTTCCATGAATGTTGATGCTAAACTGTGTAGTTTTATTAACAGTCCAAAGTCTTGATGACTCTTGTAACCTTTGTTATGTacaattacttattattattgtaatctgGGATATATCACATAAGGGATATTCCTTAATCTGACCCTACATGGCAAAAaatctatttgaattttaaaaccccaatacatttattttttgatcACCACAATTTAAAATTCGATTAGCTAATATTATTGACAGAATGTTACAGAGAAGCAGTTAATCAGGCAAGCATTTAAACAATACAATGGCATATTTGCTGTTTATAGGGCTTGTACAGAGaaaagaaactgtaaaaaaactgAAAGTTTAACATTGATGCTCATTTAACATTGGTATTAGTGGTGTTTTGGTGCAGATAAATAAAACAGGAGTGGGAATATATTGTTTGATTAAGCATTTCCTAGTATTTAGACCAGAAATGAGTCATTTACTTGTGCAAAGCatatcttttatttaatatttacattgaaAAAAGTTGATATGGGAACCTCAGTAGGGTTCTTTAAATTATAGAGTAGTGTTCATTGAAGCCCCAGTATACCAATAAAGGGCCAGTATACCTTCATGTTAAATTTTGTGCCAAATAAATATTGAGGTGACTTGATAAATATTTTGTTCTTGCTTTGTTTTCCCTGGTGACGCATCTCAAAATATATCATGGATATGTGGATTTGACACCAAATGATGAATGAATTTCTAAAGGCAATACAGATATTATGTCAGATTCAATTCAacgagaaaaaggtttatcacgggAAAACTCATTCAATTTGAcatgcaataaaattctgaaaaagctatctcacagtttatcatctcacagtttatcatgtaACATGACATTTGGAAAGACATCCAGTATTTATTGGAGAAAATAACAGGGGTTAACTTACCAATGTTAACAGGGGTCCAGGGGCTCATGCCCAAGACCTTCAGCTTAGGGGAGGTAATGAAAACTTTCTTGTCTTCTCGTATGAGCTGGTACAAACCAGACATCACATGGAGATTGATGCAGttgaaaaagtaatttatttaaggaaaaaaacatctCAACGCGCCTTATGCTTTTCATGCattgtgggcacttagtcataggctcccAATATGTTAGCAAATTATCACACCACTTAGAATAGAACTGAATTAAACTTCTTAAAGcaggacatttttttatttttgataaaatgtaatCTGCTGAGACTCCATCAGGATTCCACAGTTCAAATTCTCATACCTTTCAGTCTCAAgcaaagggcaaataaaaaacactattttaaaaaattatatatatatgtattggtagaaacccatagcaatcaaattATAAGCCTTTTTCAGCCAGCCAGCCAGCATGTACAGTAGAATAATAAAGGCAAATATCTGACTgggtgccatgggttactgcacagttgcaaatgtgcccagtgattataaataaacccctctaAATTCACTGTGTAAGCCACACACTGTTTTGCAGTATAACAGGCAATATAAGATTTTAATTTATGGGATGTTGGTGAGCCTGCCTTTATTCAATTGCGCTGACTTTGCCATAGTGCCACTTGATTGACATTACAGGGGACTGCCATGTCTGATATATTTTTATGCTAACTTTTTGTCCAAAACATTAGTATTAATTACTACTATTGAGAGGTCCATTCACATCTGGCCACACCGCAATGGCATTATGCTACACCCTCTGGCTGTTGGGCTACTTGATAATGGGCAATAATACAGTAGGAGGGTTATGAATGATTATAAGAAGACTGTGGCCAAGTTGCTCAGGcatggctgaaactgcaacctGAGCCATTATTGCAAGGGAACACAAaaggaaaataaggaaaatagcacatggggagatttgttcaGTCTGCTGTTCAACCTACTATACACTAcagaaaatgctttcccactggcaaaaATATAAATCTCCGCTGGCTTTCCGATTGCTACTATATTGCTACTATATTAAGGCGAGATGGATAGTTGCAGGTTTGTTGGGTGGGGAGACAGGCATAAGACATTATACTGCTCATTTATAGACCTACTGTGCAACATGCGCATTGCTCTCAGTGAGTTGCATCTGAAACTACTTTCATAAAAGGTACATCCATAAAAATGTGCTTTGCACATTTATGTATAATTGCATTCATTGGCgatcagtccttcctgccttctataCTGAATAAGCATTGTTGTGCCTTTTAATGCCCAGCACTGTGCAAATTCTGGAGCTACTGTCTCCTCCTGACCAGACAGTTGCTCTAGGGTTCCCTCAATGCCCCATGTCAAGGCAAGAATACAAGCATAGTTGTATCCATTTTCACAAATTAGACACAGTTGCACCAGATGCAGTGAGCAAGAGCCACACACAGCTCAATTGTGTCCGATTCAACACCAGTTTTGCAcgtataatgatatgtgggaaatACCGTTGCACTGTGGAAAAAAACATGCCAATTGGGTGCAAAGGTGCACTTTGTTTAATGTGTCAGGATACGTGAGTGTCCCCTTATGTGTCCACAATTTTGTCAAACACACATTCTCTAAGCAAAAGTCATTTTGTAACTTGTGTATGATTTTCCCAATTATTCAACAGATGGATTCAGCATTACAGATTACAGTTATTTTACTGACCATCTGCTCCCTTCATGTTTCTGCCTATCCCAGTGGGAAAGTTGAAGCCTCCTGCAATACAATGGTGCCAGGTCATGGAGTTGCAGCCCAAACATCTGCTTCTCCTTATACTCTGGATGTATCTAGTACTACCTACGAGGATGAACAGAGCATAACAGGTATGGTAACTCTGTGCAGTTCAGCTTTGTAGCATAGGAGATAAGCAGGAAGTAACTTTAGTTGAGCATTAGCACTTCGATCTCATTCCCAAAAAGTGGGTGCTAATAATTAGTCTCTGTTGACTCCCCCCTCCTATCCACTTCATTTTCCTTGAAACTGCTGCAAATACAAAACAAGGTACATTTGTGCATAATAAACAGTGACCAATTTCCAAATGGGCAGTTGAAGTGGTTGCCCAGGGCCCATAGTTTCTAGAGGACTGGGGTAGTAGCTTAGATGAACTGATGAGGTGGGGGGGGGCCCAGGGTCTTTCAAAAGAAATATGgccccaataataaaaatattaagaaCATAAAACTCCTAATATCAACATCAATGGCAGATAACTGTCTCTTATAAGAATAAAGTTTTTGCACAGATTCAACCAACAATTTCTACCAAGTATTGGAGATCAGAAGGTCCTTCTGTGTCCTGTTATAGTTTCACTCCAAATCTGTTtcatccaacagtcacactcagAAACACATCACTGGTGCCTCCCTTTAAAGGCTTCATGATACAGGCTCGTGCAGTCGGTGATGGTAATAATATTGCCCTGGGAACCTTCACAGTCAGCAATTCAGCCGCTCAGACTCTGCAATGTAGCACTGCAAATGTGAGTTGGTCTTGTTGATATTCTACTGAAGAAAACCCTGATGATTAAATGCTGATTATAAGCCTTGTAGATGCATCATTTTAGCCTTAATATCCATAAACTGTCAGATGAATGCAGAGTAG
This window contains:
- the LOC108715684 gene encoding putative ferric-chelate reductase 1, whose amino-acid sequence is MDSALQITVILLTICSLHVSAYPSGKVEASCNTMVPGHGVAAQTSASPYTLDVSSTTYEDEQSITVTLRNTSLVPPFKGFMIQARAVGDGNNIALGTFTVSNSAAQTLQCSTANSAVSHTSAAEKTAIQVTWMGPNANTSAYEIRATVVQSRNIFWINVRSSNIKFTGSGGFRLLAPALSQLLLGASALILMLLIV